One window of Globicephala melas chromosome 2, mGloMel1.2, whole genome shotgun sequence genomic DNA carries:
- the IDI1 gene encoding isopentenyl-diphosphate Delta-isomerase 1 isoform X1, protein MWRSLARARAIGRAALGGRARAGGGPCAWELGLQEASAAECRPAVGLLVRSPGRRAGWAAMPEVSTDELDERQVQLLAEMCILIDENDRRIGAETKKNCHLNENIERGLLHRAFSVFLFNTENKLLLQQRSDAKITFPGCFTNTCCSHPLNNPRELEENNAIGVRRAAQRRLKAELGIPMEEVPPEEINYLTRIHYKAQSDGIWGEHEIDYILFVKKNVTLNPDPNEIKSYCYVSKEELEELLEKAAHGEIKITPWFQIIAETFLFRWWDNLNHLNQFVDHEKIHRM, encoded by the exons ATGTGGCGCTCTCTGGCGCGGGCGCGGGCGATTGGGCGCGCGGCGTTGGGAGGCCGGGCTCGGGCCGGGGGCGGGCCCTGTGCTTGGGAGCTAGGCCTGCAGGAGGCGAGCGCTGCGGAGTGTCGTCCCGCTGTCGGTCTGCTTGTGAG ATCCCCGGGTAGGCGCGCAGGCTGGGCCGCGATGCCCGAGGTGAGCACTGATGAGCTGGACGAGCGGCAGGTGCAGCTCTTGGCGGAGATGTGCATACTCATCGACGAGAACGACCGGAGGATCGGGGCGGAGACCAAGAAGAACTGCCATCTGAACGAGAACATCGAGAGAG GATTATTGCATCGAGCTTTTAGTGTTTTCTTATTCAACACTGAAAATAagctcctgctgcagcagagaTCAGACGCTAAAATTACCTTTCCAG GTTGTTTTACTAATACTTGCTGTAGTCATCCCTTAAATAATCCACGAGAGCTTGAAGAAAACAATGCAATTGGAGTAAGGCGAGCAGCACAGAGGCGTTTAAAGGCTGAGTTGGGAATTCCCATGGAAGAG GTTCCTCCAGAAGAAATTAATTATCTAACACGCATTCATTACAAGGCTCAATCTGATGGTATCTGGGGAGAACATGAAATTGATTACATTTTGTTTGTGAAGAAGAATGTGACCTTGAATCCAGATCCCAATGAGATTAAAAGCTATTGTTACGTATCAAAGGAAGAACTAGAAGAacttctggaaaaggcagcccaTGGTGAAATTAAGATAACTCCGTGGTTTCAAATTATTGCAGAGACTTTTCTCTTTAGGTGGTGGGATAACTTAAATCATTTGAATCAGTTTGTCGACCATGAGAAAATACACAGAATGTAG
- the GTPBP4 gene encoding GTP-binding protein 4: protein MAHYNFKKITVVPSAKDFIDLTLSKTQRKTPTVIHKHYQIHRIRHFYMRKVKFTQQNYHDRLSQILTDFPKLDDIHPFYADLMNILYDKDHYKLALGQINIAKNLVDNVAKDYVRLMKYGDSLYRCKQLKRAALGRMCTIIRRQKQSLEYLEQVRQHLSRLPTIDPNTRTLLLCGYPNVGKSSFINKVTRADVDVQPYAFTTKSLFVGHMDYKYLRWQVVDTPGILDHPLEDRNTIEMQAITALAHLRAAVLYVMDLSEQCGHGLGEQLELFQNIRPLFVNKPLIIVANKCDVKRIAELSEDDQKIFLDLQAEGFSVVETSTLTEEGVIKVKTEACDRLLAHRVETKMKGNKVNEVLNRLHLAVPSRRDDKERPPFIPEGVVARRKRMELGEPKRRRERDIELEMGDDYILDLQKYWDIMNSSEKHDKIPEIWEGHNIADYIDPDIMQKLEELEKEEELRTAAGVYDSESETEDEEMAEIQQLAKQIREKKKLKILQSREKDTQGPRMPRTAKKVQRKVLEDEMRSLGVDMDNKDNAHYVVQARRARSVTRKRKREDSVPPTSVARIHSCSRTPRDVSGLRDVKMVKKAKTMMKNAQKKMNRLGRKGEADRHVFDMKPKHLLSGKRKAGKKDRR from the exons ATGGCGCACTACAACTTCAAAAAGATCACGGTGGTGCCGTCCGCCAAG GACTTTATTGATTTAACATTGTCGAAGACTCAACGAAAGACTCCAACAGTTATCCATAAACATTATCAAATCCATCGCATTAGACACTTTTATATGAGGAAAGTCAAATTTACTCAGCAGAATTACCATGACAGACTCTCACAGATTCTGACGGATTTCCCCAAATTGGAT GATATTCATCCATTTTATGCTGATTTGATGAACATTCTGTATGACAAGGATCATTACAAGTTGGCTCTAGGACAAATAAATATCGCCAAAAATTTAGTGGACAA TGTTGCTAAAGATTACGTGCGGCTTATGAAATACGGTGATTCTCTCTACCGCTGCAAGCAGCTGAAACGTGCGGCCCTTGGGCGCATGTGTACTATTAtcagaagacagaagcagagtttGGAATATTTGGAACAAG TGCGTCAGCATCTGTCCCGTCTGCCGACCATTGACCCGAATACAAGGACTCTGCTTCTGTGTGGGTACCCGAATGTCGGCAAGTCCAGCTTCATCAATAAG GTGACGAGAGCAGATGTGGACGTCCAGCCCTATGCCTTTACCACCAAGTCTCTGTTTGTTGGGCACATGGATTACAAGTATCTGCGCTGGCAG GTGGTGGATACTCCGGGGATCCTGGACCACCCTCTGGAGGATCGCAACACCATTGAGATGCAAGCCATCACTGCACTGGCTCACCTGCGAGCCGCGGTTCTCTACGTGATGGATTTGTCTGAGCAGTGTGGGCACGGACTCGGGGAGCAGCTGGAGCTCTTCCAGAACATCAGGCCGCTCTTTGTCAACAAG CCTCTTATCATTGTAGCAAACAAATGTGACGTGAAGAGAATAGCTGAACTTTCTGAGGACGATCAG AAAATATTTCTAGATCTGCAGGCTGAAGGGTTTTCTGTTGTGGAGACCAGCACCCTGACGGAGGAAGGGGTTATTAAAGTGAAGACAGAG GCTTGTGACAGGCTTTTGGCTCATCGAGTTGAAaccaaaatgaaaggaaataaagtgaaCGAGGTGCTGAACAGACTGCATTTGGCTGTTCCCAGCAGAAGAGATGACAAG GAGCGGCCCCCATTCATCCCTGAAGGAGTCGTGGCACGCAGAAAGAGAATGGAGCTTGGGGAGCCGAAGAGGAGGCGG GAACGGGACATTGAGCTGGAAATGGGAGATGATTATATTCTGGATCTTCAAA AGTACTGGGATATAATGAATTCATCTGAGAAACATGATAAGATACCTGAGATCTGGGAAGGCCATAACATAGCCGACTATATTGATCCTGACATCATGCAG aaattggaagagttggaaaaagaagaagagcTAAGAACAGCTGCTGGAGTGTATGACAGTGAATCTGAAACTGAAGATGAAGAAATGGCAGAAATCCAACAGCTGGCAAAACagattagggaaaaaaagaagttgaagatTCTGCAGTCCAGAGAGAAGGACACCCAGGGACCCAGGATGCCTCGGACAGCCAAGAAG GTTCAGCGGAAGGTTTTGGAGGATGAGATGCGCAGTCTTGGTGTCGACATGGACAACAAAGACAAC GCCCATTATGTGGTCCAGGCCAGAAGGGCTCGGAGCGTCACACGGAAAAGGAAGCGGGAAGACTCTGTCCCACCCACGTCTGTGGCCCGGATTCACAGTTGCTCTCGGACCCCACGTGATGTCTCTGGTCTCCGGGATGTCAAG ATGGTGAAGAAAGCCAAGACCATGATGAAGAATGCTCAGAAGAAGATGAATCGCttggggaggaaaggggaggcaGACAGACATGTGTTTGACATGAAACCCAAGCACCTGCTCTCGGGAAAGAGGAAAGCTGGTAAAAAGGACAGGAGATAG
- the IDI1 gene encoding isopentenyl-diphosphate Delta-isomerase 1 isoform X2 codes for MPEVSTDELDERQVQLLAEMCILIDENDRRIGAETKKNCHLNENIERGLLHRAFSVFLFNTENKLLLQQRSDAKITFPGCFTNTCCSHPLNNPRELEENNAIGVRRAAQRRLKAELGIPMEEVPPEEINYLTRIHYKAQSDGIWGEHEIDYILFVKKNVTLNPDPNEIKSYCYVSKEELEELLEKAAHGEIKITPWFQIIAETFLFRWWDNLNHLNQFVDHEKIHRM; via the exons ATGCCCGAGGTGAGCACTGATGAGCTGGACGAGCGGCAGGTGCAGCTCTTGGCGGAGATGTGCATACTCATCGACGAGAACGACCGGAGGATCGGGGCGGAGACCAAGAAGAACTGCCATCTGAACGAGAACATCGAGAGAG GATTATTGCATCGAGCTTTTAGTGTTTTCTTATTCAACACTGAAAATAagctcctgctgcagcagagaTCAGACGCTAAAATTACCTTTCCAG GTTGTTTTACTAATACTTGCTGTAGTCATCCCTTAAATAATCCACGAGAGCTTGAAGAAAACAATGCAATTGGAGTAAGGCGAGCAGCACAGAGGCGTTTAAAGGCTGAGTTGGGAATTCCCATGGAAGAG GTTCCTCCAGAAGAAATTAATTATCTAACACGCATTCATTACAAGGCTCAATCTGATGGTATCTGGGGAGAACATGAAATTGATTACATTTTGTTTGTGAAGAAGAATGTGACCTTGAATCCAGATCCCAATGAGATTAAAAGCTATTGTTACGTATCAAAGGAAGAACTAGAAGAacttctggaaaaggcagcccaTGGTGAAATTAAGATAACTCCGTGGTTTCAAATTATTGCAGAGACTTTTCTCTTTAGGTGGTGGGATAACTTAAATCATTTGAATCAGTTTGTCGACCATGAGAAAATACACAGAATGTAG